One part of the Homo sapiens chromosome 19, GRCh38.p14 Primary Assembly genome encodes these proteins:
- the SYCE2 gene encoding synaptonemal complex central element protein 2 isoform X1: MERQGVDVPHVKCKDQEPQPLGESKEHPRWEENCEEEAGGGPASASCQLTVLEGKSGLYFSSLDSSIDILQKRAQELIENINKSRQKDHALMTNFRNSLKTKVSDLTEKLEERIYQIYNDHNKIIQEKLQEFTQKMAKISHLETELKQVCHSVETVYKDLCLQPESLRLRWGPDHSRGKSPPRPGNSQPPDVFVSSVAETTSQATASEVQTNRDGEC; the protein is encoded by the exons ATGGAGCGACAGGGA GTGGACGTGCCCCATGTGAAATGCAAAGACCAGGAACCGCAGCCCTTGGGGGAGAGCAAGGAGCATCCGCGGTGGGAAGAGAACTGCGAGGAGGAAGCTGGTGGAGGGCCAGCTAG TGCCAGTTGCCAGCTGACGGTCCTGGAAGGGAAGTCGGGACTCTACTTCTCCTCTCTGGACTCAAGCATTGACATCCTGCAGAAGAGAGCCCAGGAGCTGATCGAAAACATCAACAAGAGCCGGCAAAAGGACCATGCACTCATGACCAACTTCAGGAACAGCCTGAAGACCAAG GTTTCGGATCTGACAGAGAAATTAGAGGAGAGGATCTATCAGATTTATAATGACCACAACAAGATCATCCAGGAAAAGCTCCAAGAGTTCACCCAGAAAATGGCAAAGATCAGCCATTTGGAGACAGAGCTCAAACAAGTCTGCCACAGCGTGGAGACTGTGTACAAAGACCTGTGTCTCCAGCCTGAG AGCCTAAGACTCAGATGGGGGCCAGACCACTCTAGGGGAAAGTCCCCACCACGTCCCGGCAACTCACAGCCCCCAGACGTGTTCGTTTCTTCTGTGGCTGAAACTACTTCTCAG GCCACTGCTTCAGAAGTACAGACCAACAGAGATGGTGAATGCTGA
- the SYCE2 gene encoding synaptonemal complex central element protein 2 — MERQGVDVPHVKCKDQEPQPLGESKEHPRWEENCEEEAGGGPASASCQLTVLEGKSGLYFSSLDSSIDILQKRAQELIENINKSRQKDHALMTNFRNSLKTKVSDLTEKLEERIYQIYNDHNKIIQEKLQEFTQKMAKISHLETELKQVCHSVETVYKDLCLQPEQSLRLRWGPDHSRGKSPPRPGNSQPPDVFVSSVAETTSQATASEVQTNRDGEC, encoded by the exons ATGGAGCGACAGGGA GTGGACGTGCCCCATGTGAAATGCAAAGACCAGGAACCGCAGCCCTTGGGGGAGAGCAAGGAGCATCCGCGGTGGGAAGAGAACTGCGAGGAGGAAGCTGGTGGAGGGCCAGCTAG TGCCAGTTGCCAGCTGACGGTCCTGGAAGGGAAGTCGGGACTCTACTTCTCCTCTCTGGACTCAAGCATTGACATCCTGCAGAAGAGAGCCCAGGAGCTGATCGAAAACATCAACAAGAGCCGGCAAAAGGACCATGCACTCATGACCAACTTCAGGAACAGCCTGAAGACCAAG GTTTCGGATCTGACAGAGAAATTAGAGGAGAGGATCTATCAGATTTATAATGACCACAACAAGATCATCCAGGAAAAGCTCCAAGAGTTCACCCAGAAAATGGCAAAGATCAGCCATTTGGAGACAGAGCTCAAACAAGTCTGCCACAGCGTGGAGACTGTGTACAAAGACCTGTGTCTCCAGCCTGAG CAGAGCCTAAGACTCAGATGGGGGCCAGACCACTCTAGGGGAAAGTCCCCACCACGTCCCGGCAACTCACAGCCCCCAGACGTGTTCGTTTCTTCTGTGGCTGAAACTACTTCTCAG GCCACTGCTTCAGAAGTACAGACCAACAGAGATGGTGAATGCTGA